The genomic stretch ATTATGTCCTTCTTTATGACAATAAAAGCACTGCAAATTACACTTGTTAGTTACTGAAATTCTAAACGACCTTATTTCCCTTCCATATCTATCTTTCATAACTATCCACTATATTGATATAACTAAAATTATAAAATTAAACTGAACAAAAATGAAAAATTAAAATTGAAGGACAATTTTAATTATAAAAATTTAATCTATAAAAAGCTACCGTAACTATTTTAAATTAAACTAAATATTCAAATATTAATTATTCAGTTTTTTCCATATTTTCTTTTTTTCTTTCAAAAGTTTCAATAAATGCTACTTTATCTACATCTTCTAATCTCTTTAATATCTCATTTGCTATAGCCATTTTAAATCTTTCAATGTTTGGAATAAAAGGAGCAAATTCTGGTAATTCAATTTTAACAGTTTCATTCTCAATAGTAACATTTACATCTGTTAATCTTGGAACATACATCTTTACAATCTCTTTTACTATGTCTTCTTTATTTTCAACTACTTCTTCAATTTTTATTCTATACTTTACCTCTTTTCCTGCCAATTCATGATTAAAGTCAACTAAAACTCTTCCACTATTTACACTAACAATTTTTCCTGGTATATTGTCTATATATACAGTTAAACCTTTTATTGGCTGAATTCCTCTTTTCTTAAATTCAGATATAGGAACTAATTTTATTTTTGATGGATCTCTTTTACCAAATGCTTTTTCAGGTGGTAAAACAACTTCCCTTTCTTCACCAACATCCATTTCTAATATTACTTCATCTAATCCAGGGAGTATCTGTCCTTCTCCAGCAAAAATAGCAACAGGACCATAAACTACTGCTGGATTATAAATTCCCTCTTTTTTAGCCAATTCCTCATTAGTAGTGTCAAATAGTTTTCCTTCAACATATCCATCATAACTAACCTTAACTAATTTTCCTTTTTCTACCATTTATTTCACCTTTTAGTTAGTTAAAAGGTTTTCATAATTTTTAATATAAGCCATATATAAATATAACGACAAAGAACAAAAAATTTTAAATATTATAATAAACAATTAACATATGTGATGTTCTATGGAGGGCTTAGGATATTTTTTCATACTTGTAGGTTTTATTGTAATGGCATTAGAGACTGTAACTCCTGGCTTATATCTTCCTGCATTAGGAATAGCCTTATTAATATATGGTGTTGTATTGTTGATACTTCCCCAGTATGCATTTATTTCAGCAATAATTTCAGGAATTATAACAATTATATTATTAAATAAATTTGTTTATGGAGTAGGAAAGGATATAAAAATTGGGGCTGAAAGATTTGTGGGAAAAATTGGAAAAGCAGTAGAAGATTTTGATGAAAATGGATATGGATGGGTAGAAATAGAAAATCAAAAATGGTTGGCAAAGTCAGATGATAAAATAAAAAATGGGGACAAAGTTGAAATTGTTGGAATTGAAGGAGTCTCACTAATCGTTAAAAAAGCATAGAGGTAG from Methanocaldococcus lauensis encodes the following:
- a CDS encoding peptidylprolyl isomerase — its product is MVEKGKLVKVSYDGYVEGKLFDTTNEELAKKEGIYNPAVVYGPVAIFAGEGQILPGLDEVILEMDVGEEREVVLPPEKAFGKRDPSKIKLVPISEFKKRGIQPIKGLTVYIDNIPGKIVSVNSGRVLVDFNHELAGKEVKYRIKIEEVVENKEDIVKEIVKMYVPRLTDVNVTIENETVKIELPEFAPFIPNIERFKMAIANEILKRLEDVDKVAFIETFERKKENMEKTE
- a CDS encoding NfeD family protein gives rise to the protein MEGLGYFFILVGFIVMALETVTPGLYLPALGIALLIYGVVLLILPQYAFISAIISGIITIILLNKFVYGVGKDIKIGAERFVGKIGKAVEDFDENGYGWVEIENQKWLAKSDDKIKNGDKVEIVGIEGVSLIVKKA